The following are encoded together in the Thermosipho japonicus genome:
- the ruvA gene encoding Holliday junction branch migration protein RuvA, giving the protein MIHALNGKVESIENGKVYVNVNDLIYEIIVGDTGDFEEYINKNVKIYTKMVVSDDGISLYGFLEVIKLKLFEKLIGVNKLGPKSALKIISSNSVESVVSAIINEDVKALSSLPGIGPKTAERIVLELKDTIKELDISIDEKDRKVLEAIEALVTLGFNRNQAKKAVNKVAEKDDKLDDIIKKALRFLSR; this is encoded by the coding sequence ATGATTCATGCTTTGAATGGAAAAGTTGAAAGTATAGAAAATGGTAAGGTATATGTAAATGTAAATGATTTAATATATGAAATAATTGTAGGAGATACGGGAGATTTTGAGGAATATATAAATAAGAATGTAAAAATATATACAAAAATGGTTGTAAGTGATGATGGAATAAGTTTGTATGGCTTTTTAGAGGTTATTAAACTAAAACTTTTTGAAAAGTTGATTGGTGTGAACAAGCTTGGGCCAAAAAGTGCTTTGAAGATTATTTCATCAAACAGTGTTGAGTCAGTAGTAAGTGCTATAATCAATGAGGATGTAAAGGCGCTCTCGAGCCTACCTGGAATAGGGCCAAAAACTGCAGAGAGAATAGTTTTAGAACTAAAAGACACAATTAAAGAGTTAGATATAAGCATCGATGAAAAAGATAGAAAAGTTCTAGAAGCTATAGAAGCATTGGTTACTTTGGGGTTTAATAGGAATCAGGCTAAAAAGGCTGTAAATAAAGTTGCAGAAAAAGACGATAAATTAGATGATATTATTAAAAAGGCGTTGAGATTTTTAAGCAGGTGA
- the gatA gene encoding Asp-tRNA(Asn)/Glu-tRNA(Gln) amidotransferase subunit GatA — MTISDILKENRSFVEESISRIKKVDEKINAFITVVENANGKIPIAIKDNIVTKGIRTTCASKILENFVPPYNATVVEKLIANDFAIVGKTNLDEFAMGTGTEYSAFFVTKNPWDHERVAGGSSGGSAAAVASGQVVAALGSDTGGSIRQPAAFCGVVGFKPTYGLVSRYGLVAFASSLDQIGPITKTTKDAAYLMNIIYGKDEKDATTVDRKINFEEYLDSDFSNVKVAYPEEVFAEGVEEGVKERFEEFVKFLQRKGIKVDKVSFKELSYSVATYYIIAPSEVSSNLSRFDGVRYGKREEQEGLLQTYLKSRKNLGKEVIRRIMIGTFTLSAAYYDAYFEKAQKVRRIISNKLNDLLKEYDFIITPTSPITAFKIGEVKDPLVYYMMDIFTIPANLAGIPAISIPFGFSNGLPVGMQIMGKRFDDAKVLGFANYIEKDIPVVLPEEEKI, encoded by the coding sequence ATGACTATATCTGATATTTTAAAAGAAAACAGGTCTTTTGTTGAAGAATCTATTTCAAGAATAAAGAAGGTCGATGAAAAGATAAATGCTTTTATAACAGTGGTTGAAAATGCAAATGGCAAAATACCAATAGCGATAAAGGATAATATTGTAACAAAGGGAATTAGAACAACTTGTGCCTCAAAAATTCTAGAGAATTTTGTGCCCCCATATAATGCAACAGTGGTTGAAAAATTAATTGCAAATGACTTTGCAATTGTTGGAAAAACAAACTTAGATGAATTTGCAATGGGGACAGGAACAGAATATTCTGCATTTTTTGTAACAAAAAATCCTTGGGATCATGAAAGAGTGGCCGGGGGGAGCAGCGGGGGATCTGCGGCAGCTGTCGCCAGTGGACAGGTTGTTGCTGCGCTTGGAAGTGACACAGGAGGATCTATACGACAGCCTGCCGCATTTTGTGGAGTTGTTGGGTTTAAACCAACCTATGGACTAGTCTCAAGATATGGCCTTGTTGCATTTGCGTCATCCCTTGATCAAATAGGACCTATTACAAAAACAACAAAAGATGCAGCATACCTAATGAATATAATATATGGAAAAGATGAAAAAGATGCAACGACTGTTGATAGAAAGATAAATTTTGAGGAATATCTAGATAGTGATTTTTCAAACGTTAAAGTAGCTTATCCAGAAGAGGTTTTTGCGGAAGGAGTTGAAGAAGGAGTAAAAGAAAGATTCGAAGAATTTGTAAAATTTTTGCAAAGAAAAGGAATTAAAGTAGATAAGGTATCTTTTAAAGAACTTTCCTATTCAGTTGCAACTTACTATATAATTGCTCCATCGGAAGTAAGTTCTAACCTTTCAAGGTTTGATGGAGTAAGGTATGGTAAAAGAGAAGAACAAGAGGGTTTATTGCAAACATATTTGAAAAGTAGAAAAAATCTTGGAAAAGAGGTAATTAGGAGAATAATGATTGGAACATTTACATTGAGTGCGGCATATTATGATGCATATTTTGAAAAAGCACAAAAGGTAAGAAGGATAATTTCAAATAAATTGAATGACTTGTTGAAGGAATATGATTTTATAATAACTCCTACTTCTCCAATTACTGCATTCAAAATAGGTGAAGTGAAAGATCCACTTGTTTACTATATGATGGATATTTTTACAATTCCTGCAAATTTAGCAGGTATTCCTGCAATTAGCATTCCTTTTGGATTTTCTAATGGACTACCAGTAGGAATGCAGATAATGGGTAAGCGATTTGATGATGCAAAAGTTCTTGGATTTGCAAATTATATAGAAAAAGATATTCCAGTTGTTTTACCAGAGGAGGAGAAAATATGA
- a CDS encoding BamA/OMP85 family outer membrane protein, which translates to MKKVLVVVLSLFFVLSFSFVLEKVSFNGLSSLSEKDLKFAYEDYLGMDVNDYAINNIVRNLKSTGYFSSVEWEKVEKDNVVELVISVVENRKIEKVSLEINGVGLIEKETLESSITLKEDKPFSFIKFKESIENITKIYKDNGYLVSNVFSKNKDQAFVYVSGTVGSTEVTFKVTEYALYDIEFSGNTKGIEEVLSDIKKEAKIKEYKDYLEKNWLLRLFDSEKDYYPKLSDIQKVYQQLSKYVYFSPYTNLQFLEVDTEKPSKKLNFVIVQNTITREPVYIQKVDIAGNTLNDFSELETLSGTFTNIELLNIVQKVKSWYDSKEYFIEINPKLENGIFKVEVLEYKFGKLNIDGLIRTKEYTFDDLIKVKPGDYANRNSLRDTYVEIYKTQFFEDIDFDITPSSTDTLDVTLIVKEKEKRFNFVGGGAWGPPGDDRPWYEGFAAQMQLKTTNPFGLGQTIGLNVSLGLTNKVIGLEYSIRKPFGKPVIFGSTLNYSYKNDSLEDVASNNFDFNISLSTLKINNNSFSFGVGVNYKKTISATPTEYFGANVLVGYNYENLDDLIIPTKGINLNLMGQKYFKLTGDAPVALKVQEEFSLHIPFNNIVVASRLYASQLFQEEGSTIYNYLNGLNGLRGATLEGNKTLLLNNDLRYVLKENTNMPFYVALFSDFAYVGEDYIFDKWNYSFGIELGINVPMFGLLRFGEAYYNDNWNFFFLMGKTF; encoded by the coding sequence ATGAAAAAAGTGTTGGTTGTTGTTTTGAGCCTTTTTTTTGTTTTATCATTTTCATTTGTGCTTGAGAAAGTATCTTTTAACGGATTAAGTTCTCTCAGCGAGAAGGATTTAAAATTTGCATATGAAGATTATTTAGGAATGGATGTGAATGATTATGCTATAAATAACATTGTAAGGAATTTAAAATCAACAGGGTATTTTTCAAGTGTTGAATGGGAAAAAGTTGAAAAAGATAATGTTGTTGAATTAGTCATAAGTGTGGTTGAAAATAGAAAAATAGAAAAAGTTAGTCTAGAAATTAATGGAGTTGGATTAATTGAAAAAGAGACTCTTGAATCATCAATTACATTGAAAGAGGATAAGCCTTTTAGTTTTATAAAATTTAAAGAGAGTATTGAAAATATAACAAAGATATATAAAGACAACGGATATCTTGTTTCAAATGTGTTTTCTAAAAATAAGGATCAAGCATTTGTATACGTTAGCGGTACTGTTGGGTCAACAGAAGTAACTTTTAAAGTAACAGAATATGCATTATACGATATAGAATTTTCTGGAAACACAAAAGGTATAGAAGAAGTTTTGTCTGATATTAAGAAAGAAGCTAAAATAAAAGAATACAAAGATTATCTAGAAAAAAATTGGCTTTTGAGATTATTCGACAGTGAAAAAGATTACTATCCAAAGCTTTCAGACATACAAAAAGTTTACCAGCAATTAAGTAAATATGTATATTTTTCACCATATACGAATTTACAATTTTTAGAGGTTGATACTGAGAAACCATCTAAAAAATTGAATTTTGTAATTGTTCAAAATACAATTACAAGGGAGCCAGTTTATATACAAAAGGTTGATATTGCAGGTAATACATTAAATGATTTTAGTGAATTAGAAACGTTATCGGGAACATTTACAAATATTGAGCTTTTAAATATTGTTCAAAAAGTAAAAAGTTGGTACGATTCGAAAGAGTATTTTATTGAGATTAATCCAAAACTTGAAAATGGAATTTTCAAAGTGGAAGTTTTGGAGTATAAATTTGGGAAATTAAATATTGACGGTTTAATCAGGACAAAGGAATATACATTTGATGATTTAATAAAAGTTAAGCCAGGTGATTATGCAAATAGAAATAGTCTTAGAGATACATATGTTGAAATCTATAAGACTCAATTTTTTGAAGATATAGATTTTGATATAACTCCTTCTTCAACTGATACCTTAGATGTGACATTGATCGTTAAAGAAAAAGAAAAAAGGTTTAATTTTGTTGGAGGAGGTGCTTGGGGCCCCCCTGGAGATGATAGACCTTGGTATGAAGGTTTTGCAGCTCAAATGCAATTAAAAACGACTAATCCTTTTGGACTTGGCCAAACAATAGGCTTAAATGTTTCACTTGGATTGACTAATAAGGTTATTGGTTTGGAATATTCAATAAGGAAGCCTTTTGGAAAGCCTGTGATTTTTGGTAGTACTTTAAATTATAGTTATAAGAATGATTCATTGGAAGATGTGGCAAGTAATAACTTTGATTTTAATATTTCTCTTAGCACTTTAAAGATAAACAACAACAGTTTTAGTTTTGGAGTGGGTGTAAATTACAAGAAAACTATTTCTGCAACTCCGACAGAGTATTTTGGTGCAAATGTGCTCGTTGGGTACAATTACGAGAATCTTGATGATTTGATTATTCCGACAAAAGGAATTAATTTAAATCTTATGGGGCAAAAATATTTTAAATTAACAGGTGATGCACCGGTTGCTTTAAAAGTTCAAGAGGAATTTTCTTTACATATTCCATTTAACAACATAGTAGTTGCTTCAAGGTTATATGCTTCCCAGCTTTTCCAAGAAGAAGGAAGTACGATTTACAATTATCTAAACGGTTTAAATGGTCTTAGAGGTGCAACTTTAGAAGGTAATAAAACATTGTTATTAAATAATGATTTAAGGTATGTTTTAAAAGAAAATACTAATATGCCATTCTATGTTGCTCTATTTTCAGATTTTGCATATGTAGGGGAAGATTATATCTTTGATAAGTGGAATTATTCATTTGGTATTGAGCTTGGAATTAACGTCCCAATGTTTGGGCTTTTGAGATTTGGGGAGGCATATTACAATGATAATTGGAACTTTTTCTTCCTTATGGGTAAAACATTTTAA
- the hemW gene encoding radical SAM family heme chaperone HemW, which produces MEKLLSDLIGNVNTLSVYIHIPFCKKKCYYCDFVSYEEGSVENYINALSKEIELYGDYLKRGIRTLYIGGGTPSYINEHYIEQLVKKLEKYLILEEFTIEVNPDSFDRQKAQFYKEIGVSRLSIGIQSFDDEVLKKAGRSHDSAQALKAYNVAREYFENVNVDFIIGLPGESWSSIEEIVKFIRENHPPHISVYLLEIHEGTVLSSFYKKIPEESYNRYEVLLDFLKSEGYERYEISNFALDKNYSKHNLVYWANLDYIGLGLSSGGHIGNLRYNNVSDFETYYSRLKHDKFPRSYENENTLEREVLESIFMMLRTKWGIDRKLLPILPGFEKVIELLKEKYDFFDGQRLNEMGMDFSSIFFTNLLEIWEDFYEI; this is translated from the coding sequence ATGGAAAAATTGCTTTCAGATTTAATTGGTAATGTCAACACTCTTTCAGTATATATACACATACCATTTTGTAAAAAAAAGTGTTATTACTGTGACTTTGTAAGTTATGAAGAAGGAAGTGTAGAAAATTATATTAATGCTCTTTCAAAAGAAATTGAGCTCTATGGTGATTATTTAAAAAGGGGCATTAGGACACTTTATATTGGTGGTGGAACACCAAGTTATATTAATGAACATTATATAGAACAATTGGTAAAAAAGCTTGAAAAGTACTTGATTCTTGAAGAATTTACTATAGAGGTAAATCCTGATTCTTTTGATAGGCAAAAGGCACAGTTTTACAAAGAGATAGGTGTTAGTAGATTAAGTATAGGAATTCAGTCATTTGATGATGAAGTTTTAAAAAAAGCTGGGAGAAGTCATGATTCAGCCCAGGCGTTAAAAGCTTATAATGTTGCAAGGGAATATTTTGAAAATGTTAATGTAGATTTTATAATAGGTCTTCCTGGAGAAAGCTGGAGTAGTATTGAGGAAATTGTAAAGTTTATTCGAGAAAATCATCCACCACATATTTCTGTATACTTACTAGAAATTCATGAAGGTACGGTTCTTTCAAGTTTTTACAAAAAAATTCCAGAAGAATCTTATAACAGATATGAAGTGTTACTTGATTTTTTGAAATCTGAAGGGTATGAAAGATACGAAATTTCAAATTTTGCTTTAGATAAAAATTATAGTAAGCATAATTTGGTTTACTGGGCAAATTTAGATTATATAGGGTTGGGATTATCATCCGGAGGACACATAGGAAATCTTAGATATAATAATGTTTCAGATTTTGAAACGTATTATTCTAGGTTAAAACATGACAAATTCCCCAGAAGCTATGAAAATGAGAACACTTTGGAGCGTGAAGTATTAGAAAGTATTTTTATGATGCTGAGAACAAAATGGGGAATAGATAGAAAGCTGTTACCTATACTCCCAGGATTTGAAAAAGTGATTGAACTGTTAAAAGAAAAGTACGATTTTTTTGATGGTCAAAGGTTGAATGAAATGGGTATGGATTTTTCTTCAATTTTCTTTACAAATCTTCTTGAAATCTGGGAGGACTTTTATGAGATATAG
- the gatB gene encoding Asp-tRNA(Asn)/Glu-tRNA(Gln) amidotransferase subunit GatB: MRFKPVIGLEIHVQLNTKTKAFCSCPADVFELEPNSAICPVCTGQPGALPVPSKEMYEYGILLASALNCRINEYTRFDRKNYFYPDLPKGYQITQYFYPLANDGYLELDGEKIRINRIHLEEDAGKLVHSSETITEAESSLVDMNRCGVPLAEIVTEPDIKSPEQARKFLEKLRQILKYLGVSTGDMEKGALRCDANISVIDTEANRQSNKVEVKNMNSFKFVEKALEFEFERIKNAMLEGKDVEKETRGWDLSTKTTISMRSKEEANDYRYFPEPDIPPVVLSSDEIKKIVEKMPELPDQKKERFMKEYSLSEYEANILTSSKGLADFYEKCVEVTNDPKETSNWFLTELLKYESPESNFEELKIKPTHFKELFDLISSGKITRNIAKEVFEEVYKTGKSPKEVVKEKNIEVVGDASLIEEILKKMLEENPDKVEAYRNGKKGLLGFFVGGVMKQTKGKADPKVVNEIAKKLLGD, from the coding sequence ATGAGATTTAAACCTGTAATTGGACTTGAAATACATGTTCAACTTAATACTAAGACAAAAGCTTTTTGTTCTTGCCCGGCTGATGTATTTGAACTTGAGCCAAACAGTGCTATTTGCCCTGTATGTACAGGGCAACCAGGGGCCCTTCCTGTTCCTTCAAAGGAAATGTATGAATATGGAATATTACTTGCAAGTGCATTGAATTGTAGAATAAATGAATATACAAGATTTGATAGGAAGAATTACTTTTATCCTGATCTTCCTAAGGGGTATCAGATAACTCAATATTTTTATCCTCTTGCAAATGATGGCTATTTAGAACTTGATGGCGAAAAGATAAGGATTAATAGAATTCATCTTGAAGAAGATGCTGGAAAGCTTGTTCATTCTTCCGAAACAATTACAGAAGCTGAAAGTTCACTTGTAGACATGAATAGATGTGGTGTTCCTTTGGCGGAAATTGTAACAGAACCAGATATCAAGTCTCCAGAGCAGGCAAGAAAATTTCTGGAGAAGTTGAGACAAATATTGAAATATTTGGGTGTAAGTACCGGAGATATGGAAAAAGGTGCTTTAAGATGTGATGCAAACATTTCTGTGATAGATACTGAAGCTAATAGGCAAAGTAACAAAGTAGAAGTTAAGAACATGAATTCTTTTAAATTTGTTGAGAAAGCACTTGAATTTGAATTTGAAAGAATAAAAAATGCAATGCTTGAAGGAAAGGATGTAGAAAAGGAGACAAGAGGTTGGGATTTATCTACAAAAACGACAATTTCAATGAGGAGCAAGGAAGAAGCTAATGATTATAGATATTTCCCTGAGCCAGATATTCCTCCTGTTGTGTTATCATCCGATGAAATAAAGAAAATTGTAGAAAAAATGCCTGAGCTTCCAGATCAAAAGAAAGAACGTTTTATGAAAGAGTATAGCTTGTCAGAATATGAAGCAAATATTTTAACTTCATCTAAGGGCCTTGCAGATTTTTATGAAAAATGTGTGGAGGTTACAAATGATCCAAAAGAAACTTCAAATTGGTTTTTGACTGAACTTTTAAAATATGAAAGTCCAGAAAGTAATTTTGAAGAATTAAAGATTAAACCTACTCACTTTAAAGAATTGTTTGATTTAATTTCTTCCGGAAAAATTACAAGAAATATTGCAAAAGAGGTATTTGAAGAAGTATACAAAACAGGTAAATCTCCTAAAGAAGTTGTAAAAGAAAAAAATATTGAAGTTGTTGGTGATGCATCGTTAATTGAAGAAATTCTCAAGAAAATGTTAGAAGAAAATCCTGATAAAGTTGAAGCATACAGGAATGGTAAAAAAGGATTACTTGGATTTTTTGTTGGTGGTGTTATGAAACAAACTAAGGGAAAAGCTGATCCAAAAGTTGTAAATGAAATTGCAAAAAAACTTCTAGGAGACTGA
- a CDS encoding ATP-binding protein: MGLVTLADHVQDITENSIKAGAKNITLEIYETDDEFTFIVTDDGPGIKDVDKVFDPFYTTRPKEIRRFGLGLPFLKQAAEMTGGEVKIETKLGIGTKVYANFKKSHIDCQPVGDLIMVFLSLLMNRDVNLTIKRCRYNDCYEISSEVVKKYLGSLDSAEKINILKEMIEELEKRGG; the protein is encoded by the coding sequence ATGGGACTTGTGACTCTTGCTGACCATGTTCAAGATATTACTGAAAATTCTATTAAAGCGGGTGCAAAAAATATAACTTTGGAAATATATGAAACAGATGATGAGTTCACATTTATTGTCACTGATGATGGACCTGGTATAAAGGATGTTGATAAGGTGTTTGATCCTTTCTATACAACCAGACCTAAAGAGATTCGGAGGTTTGGTTTAGGATTGCCATTTTTAAAGCAAGCAGCAGAAATGACAGGAGGAGAGGTAAAAATTGAAACAAAGCTTGGAATTGGGACAAAAGTCTACGCAAATTTTAAAAAATCTCACATTGATTGTCAACCTGTGGGAGATTTGATAATGGTATTTTTGAGTCTTTTAATGAACCGAGATGTTAATTTGACAATCAAAAGATGTAGATATAATGACTGCTATGAAATTAGTAGTGAAGTTGTTAAAAAGTACTTAGGAAGTCTAGATAGTGCAGAAAAAATTAACATTTTAAAGGAAATGATTGAGGAATTAGAAAAACGAGGAGGTTAG
- a CDS encoding alanyl-tRNA editing protein, which translates to MKIRIEEILKEKGKIFAVSSESPFYVDYKGGQLGDRGKIGNANVLSVITKNGKIYHEIDREVDLGENNVEIDLKHQLFVRQHHTGQHILSAVFEELADISTVGFRMGFEYTTIDLNVPYVVEELLDEVEERVNSIITECVDVQEILVEKEEVDRFPLRKKLSDKVEEMVRIIKIGEYDYSPCGGYHVENTGQIGLLKILKTEKVKGELTRLYFVAGFKAMEYFRNYSKILKNISVSLTSSIFEVEDKVKSLLGEVKGKSSRVESLAEKLACYKKDELKKLKEDVYFLHEEPEILRYIPKYFDKEGLLVLYDGKNYSFTSNSSKYIVRDIISDLRERFGGKGGGGKEKGNYLPSDGVNINMILEVLK; encoded by the coding sequence TTGAAAATAAGGATTGAAGAAATTTTGAAAGAAAAAGGAAAAATTTTTGCAGTTTCTTCTGAAAGCCCATTTTATGTTGACTATAAGGGTGGACAATTAGGAGATAGAGGAAAAATAGGTAATGCTAACGTTTTATCAGTAATTACAAAGAATGGAAAAATCTATCATGAAATTGATAGGGAGGTAGATCTAGGAGAAAATAATGTTGAAATAGATTTAAAGCATCAGTTGTTTGTAAGGCAACATCATACAGGACAGCACATTTTATCGGCTGTATTTGAAGAGCTTGCTGATATAAGTACTGTTGGATTTAGAATGGGATTTGAATATACCACTATTGATTTAAATGTTCCTTACGTTGTGGAAGAATTGTTGGATGAAGTAGAAGAAAGGGTAAATAGTATAATTACTGAATGTGTTGATGTGCAAGAAATATTAGTTGAAAAGGAAGAGGTTGATAGATTTCCTTTGAGAAAGAAATTAAGTGATAAAGTTGAAGAAATGGTAAGGATAATAAAAATCGGTGAGTATGATTATTCTCCTTGTGGAGGATATCACGTTGAGAACACGGGCCAAATAGGACTTTTGAAAATTTTAAAAACAGAAAAAGTAAAAGGGGAATTAACGAGACTTTATTTTGTTGCAGGATTTAAGGCGATGGAATATTTTAGAAATTATTCTAAAATACTTAAAAATATTTCGGTAAGTCTTACAAGCTCAATCTTCGAAGTTGAAGACAAAGTTAAATCCCTTTTGGGTGAAGTAAAAGGAAAATCTTCAAGGGTTGAAAGTTTAGCGGAAAAACTAGCATGTTACAAGAAAGATGAACTAAAAAAATTAAAAGAAGATGTTTATTTTCTGCATGAAGAACCAGAAATTTTGAGATATATTCCAAAGTATTTTGATAAAGAAGGACTTCTTGTGCTATACGATGGTAAAAATTACAGTTTTACATCAAATTCTTCAAAGTATATAGTAAGGGATATAATATCTGATCTTAGGGAAAGATTTGGGGGAAAAGGTGGAGGAGGAAAAGAAAAGGGAAATTATTTACCTAGTGATGGCGTGAATATAAATATGATCTTGGAGGTGTTAAAATGA
- a CDS encoding DRTGG domain-containing protein has product MKLSEIIEKINAEVVYLKEDCDILHGCTGDLLSMVMKNAKSDSIWITVQNHVNIIAVASMVGIKAVVLCEGLEYSPDTIEKAKEEGISLLKSNESSFVVSGKIYSLGIL; this is encoded by the coding sequence ATGAAATTATCTGAAATTATAGAAAAGATAAATGCAGAAGTGGTTTATTTAAAAGAGGATTGCGATATTCTCCATGGTTGTACCGGCGATCTCTTAAGTATGGTAATGAAGAATGCCAAAAGTGATTCTATCTGGATCACAGTGCAAAATCATGTAAATATTATTGCAGTTGCCTCAATGGTTGGTATAAAGGCCGTTGTTTTGTGTGAAGGACTAGAGTATTCACCTGATACAATTGAAAAAGCAAAGGAAGAAGGAATTAGTCTTTTAAAATCAAATGAAAGTTCTTTTGTTGTTTCAGGTAAAATCTATTCACTTGGAATACTATGA
- a CDS encoding PHP-associated domain-containing protein has translation MKCDLHVHTCLSPCADISMVPGVFKNSFLDVVALCDHNSGKNVRVFSNVLKEFGKVVIPGIEIQTVEDVHILGYFYDIDSLENLTEIVYTHLPKIKYDPEKFGYQLYVNEKDEFIGMEFTPLSFPTDLSLSQAVDLINEYNGIPVYAHISRKFGVLYQLGIFPNEDVKVVEVNSKDDLLMARKHGFVALSSSDAHFINQIGERYSIIEGEKSVKNILGSIIEGKVKTIWDL, from the coding sequence ATGAAATGTGACTTACATGTTCACACTTGCCTTTCACCTTGTGCCGATATTTCAATGGTACCTGGTGTTTTTAAAAATTCATTTCTTGATGTAGTTGCCCTTTGCGATCATAACAGTGGAAAAAATGTAAGAGTATTTTCAAATGTGTTAAAAGAATTTGGAAAGGTAGTAATTCCAGGTATCGAGATACAAACAGTTGAAGATGTCCATATTTTAGGATATTTTTATGATATAGATTCGCTAGAAAATTTAACCGAGATTGTTTATACTCACCTTCCAAAGATTAAATACGATCCTGAAAAATTTGGTTATCAACTTTATGTAAATGAAAAAGACGAGTTTATTGGTATGGAATTTACTCCCCTTTCTTTTCCTACCGATTTATCTTTAAGTCAAGCTGTTGATTTAATAAATGAGTATAATGGTATTCCCGTATATGCTCATATTTCAAGAAAATTTGGCGTTTTATATCAACTGGGAATTTTTCCTAATGAAGATGTTAAAGTTGTGGAAGTTAACAGTAAAGATGATTTGTTGATGGCAAGAAAACATGGTTTTGTTGCCCTAAGTTCTTCTGATGCACATTTTATAAATCAAATTGGTGAAAGGTATAGTATAATTGAAGGTGAAAAAAGTGTGAAAAATATATTAGGTAGTATTATTGAAGGCAAGGTGAAAACTATATGGGACTTGTGA
- a CDS encoding FtsW/RodA/SpoVE family cell cycle protein — protein sequence MRYSIMLLVTAIFVLFIIASVALYSIDFAREYYSTGSNSNFFFKYIVYISLSMILALLIIFFLPERFIEDKKYVWFFYIIVLAMLVLPLYGPFSSYKNGARRWIEVSGNTFQPSEIAKIFAIYFIAHYIKDKDNKEKLSSFWNGLMKPLLLISPILLLIFVEPDLSTTFVIFLTAVVMLYFGGTRFSHVLFLFVLIGLLFMFGIQFGLIHSYQIGRIKNYVSNEIPWQLEKAYEAIGNGGIIGSGPALGKYYIHVPQAESDFILATIGESFGYLGIIIVILSYLAIVTSLIKISDEIDNEFIRYFIWGFSTLMMLQVVVNTGVVSGLFPITGIPLPFVSYGGSSILAFSIGFGIIFSEIFIERGR from the coding sequence ATGAGATATAGTATAATGCTTTTAGTAACTGCAATATTTGTGTTATTTATAATTGCTTCAGTTGCTTTGTATAGTATAGATTTTGCAAGAGAATATTATTCTACTGGTAGTAACTCAAATTTTTTCTTTAAATATATAGTTTACATAAGTTTAAGTATGATTTTGGCGTTATTAATTATTTTCTTTTTACCTGAAAGGTTTATAGAAGATAAAAAATATGTCTGGTTTTTTTACATAATTGTTTTGGCAATGCTTGTTTTGCCTTTGTATGGTCCATTTTCAAGTTATAAGAATGGTGCAAGACGCTGGATAGAAGTTTCTGGTAATACATTTCAGCCGTCGGAGATAGCTAAAATATTTGCTATTTACTTTATAGCTCATTATATAAAAGATAAAGATAATAAAGAAAAACTTTCTTCTTTTTGGAATGGTTTGATGAAGCCACTACTTTTGATTTCTCCAATTTTGTTATTAATATTTGTTGAACCTGATTTAAGTACCACTTTTGTGATATTTTTGACAGCGGTTGTAATGCTTTATTTTGGAGGCACACGTTTTTCTCATGTATTATTTTTATTTGTATTGATTGGATTGCTGTTTATGTTTGGGATTCAATTTGGCCTAATACATAGCTATCAGATAGGAAGAATAAAAAATTATGTTTCAAACGAAATTCCATGGCAGCTCGAGAAAGCTTATGAAGCGATAGGAAATGGCGGAATCATTGGTTCCGGACCGGCGTTAGGTAAGTATTATATACATGTTCCACAGGCAGAGTCTGATTTCATTCTTGCAACAATTGGTGAAAGCTTCGGATATTTGGGAATAATAATTGTAATTTTATCTTATCTTGCGATAGTTACTTCTTTAATAAAAATTTCAGATGAGATCGATAATGAGTTTATTAGATACTTTATTTGGGGATTTTCAACACTTATGATGCTTCAAGTTGTAGTAAATACTGGCGTTGTTAGTGGATTGTTTCCAATTACGGGGATTCCTCTTCCTTTTGTAAGCTATGGTGGAAGTTCTATTTTGGCTTTTTCGATAGGATTTGGTATAATTTTTAGTGAAATTTTTATTGAACGTGGTCGATAA